From one Humulus lupulus chromosome 8, drHumLupu1.1, whole genome shotgun sequence genomic stretch:
- the LOC133795285 gene encoding uncharacterized protein LOC133795285, producing MNNGMQTVAPATMSPPMQTFFSRKLSTMDKQTRRVLLQERLKDGIYQFAIPTAHTDQPSNYFQSKKLISTHALLSQSSQSKSLNSKKDVWHRRLGHPSNRVLSQVLNSLNVKTNENDHFCDACQFGKSHALLLSPFPGRALGLRPGPRTEDRLGVWAWPKVPWFEYRPRGLVRTRDSRLGPFGGVRDVPPGSSSA from the exons ATGAACAATGGTATGCAGACAGTGGCGCCAGCAACCATGTCACCTCCAATGCAAACATTCTTCAGTAGAAAACTGAGTACCATG GACAAACAAACAAGGAGGGTGTTGCTCCAAGAGAGGCTTAAGGATGGAATATATCAATTTGCAATACCAACTGCTCACACCGATCAGCCATCTAACTATTTTCAATCCAAGAAGTTGATTTCAACACATGCCTTGCTGAGTCAGTCCAGTCAGTCCAAGTCTTTAAATTCCAAAAAGGATGTATGGCATAGGAGACTAGGCCATCCTTCCAATCGAGTCTTGAGTCAAGTTTTGAATTCTCTAAATGTAAAAACCAATGAAAATGATCATTTCTGTGATGCATGTCAATTCGGTAAGTCTCATGCCttactgttatccccatttcctggaagggctttgggccttcgccctggcccacggACAGAGGACCGGCTCGGCGTATGGGCCTggcccaaggtcccttggtttgaATATCGCCCAAGGGGACTGGTACGGACCAGGGACTCTAGACTGGGCCCGTTTGGAGGGGTCCGAgacgtccctccgggttcatcTTCAGCTTGA